The following is a genomic window from Helicobacter sp. NHP19-003.
CGGATTTGGCGGTGTTTTGCGCCCCCAACATTTGGTTGTGTAATTACATCAAAACCCGCTACGGCGCGCTTTTGGAGCAGATTTTGAGCGCAAAGCAAGGGTGTGCGATCAAAGTGCAAATCCTACCCCCACAAGCACAGCCCAAAGCCCCCCAAAGCCCCTCATCAAAGCCCATAAAAACCCCACCCTAAACCCCGCTTTCACCTTTGACACGCTCGTGGTGGGGGCGTGCAACCACATGGCGATCAAAGTCGCCTCCCAAGTGGCGCAAAGAAGTGGGGTGTATAACCCCGTGCTCTTCTTTGGGGGCGTGGGGCTTGGCAAGACCCACATTTTAAACGCCATCGGCAACACCGCTTGCGATCGCTTGCAAAGTGTACTTTATGTTACGGCCGAGCAGTTTTTAAACGACTATGTGTTTCGACTCGGCAACCACAGCATGGACAAATTCCAAGAGAAATACCGCTCTTGCGACTATTTATTGATCGACGATGTGCAGTTTTTTGGCGGTAAAGAGATGGTGCAAGAGGAGTTTTTCCACACCTTCAACACCTTACACGCCCAGGGCAAGCAGATTGTGATGAGCTCAGACAAGCCCCCTAAGAACATCAAGGGGTTGGCCGATCGCTTGCTCTCGCGTTTTGAGATGGGCATGATCGCCAGCATCCAAGCCCCCATGCTGGAGACCAAGATCGCCATCCTCACGCAAAAATGCCAGCTGAATCACATTTGCATGGATCGAGAGATCGTGGAGTATTTAGCCAGCCACATCCACGAGAACATCCGCCAGCTTGAGGGTGCGCTCTTGCGGCTGAACGCCACCGCCACTTTAAGCGGAGAAGAAATCAGCCTACGCATGGCGCAGGAAATTTTAAAAGACACCACCAAAGAGTGCTTGCAAGAAGTGGGCCTAGAGGACATCTTAGGGGTGGTGGCGCACACTTTAAACCTTAAACCCACAGACATCCGCAACAACTCACGAAACCGCCAAGTCGCCCTAGCTAGAAAGCTCATCATCTACCTAGCCCGCACGCTCACAGACACCTCCACAAATGCCCTCGCGCAATTTCTGGGTTTGAAGGATCATAGCGGCGTGAGCAAGGCGAGCAAAACCATCGCCCAGAGCATGGCTAAAGAAAACCACACCAAATTGTTGGTGGAGGAAATGCAAGCCAAGATCAACAGCCCCAAGCCCGTTTAATCTAGTTTGTAGTATAATCCTCAAAGACACTTTATACATTAAAATCATGGAAAAAGGGTAACGATGCAGTCTTACATGGGCGACAAGATCAAAGTACTGAAGGGTTTGGAGGGGGTGCGTAAACGCCCGGGGATGTATATTGGGGACACCAACATCAATGGCTTACACCACATGGTCTATGAGGTCGTGGATAACTCCATCGATGAGAGCATGGCAGGCTTTTGCACACAAATTAAAATCACCCTAACGCAGTATGGCTCGTGCATTGTGCAGGACAATGGGCGGGGCATCCCTGTAGACATCCACTCCACAGAGGGCATCCCCGCCGCCACGGTCGCGCTCACGGTGCTGCACGCTGGGGGCAAGTTTGACAAAGAAACCTACAAGGTTTCTGGCGGATTGCATGGCGTGGGGGTGAGTGTGGTGAACGCCTTGTCTAAAAAGCTCTTGATGACCATTAAAAGAGAGGGCAAAATTTACATCCAAGAGTTTGAAAAGGGTGTGCCCGTAGCTCCGCTTGCAGAGGTGGGCAACACCAAAGAGAGGGGGACCACCATTGAGTTTTTCCCCGATGAGAGCATCATGGAGGTCGTGGAATTTGACGCTAAGGTGCTGAAAAAACGCTTCCAAGAAATGGCGTATTTGAATCACAGCGTTACCATCACCTTCCACGACCAACCGGGCAACCTAAAGGAGGTCTACCATTACGAGGACGGGCTAAAGCAATTCATCTTAGACACCAACAAAGCCCCTTTGATCTCTAATGTCATCACCTTCAGCGGCGAGGGCGAGGACATGGAGGTGGAGATCGCCCTAGCCTACAATGAGGGCTACAGCGAGCAAATGTTTAGCTTTGTCAACAACATCCGCACACCCGAGGGGGGCACGCACGAAGCGGGTTTTCGCATGGGGCTTAGCCGTGCTATTTTAAACTATATCCAAGAAAACGCCAGCGCAAGAGAAAAAGAAGCGGGGGTGATCCAAGAGGACATTAAAGAGGGGCTCGTGGCGGTGGTGTCGGCAAAGATTTTAGAGCCACAATTTGAGGGGCAGACTAAAGCCAAATTAGGCAGCTCATTTGTGCGCCCCATAGTGGCTAAGCTGGTCTATGAAAAAATGGCAAAATTCTTTGAGGAAAACCCCAGCGTGGCTAAGGCGATCATGCAAAAGGCACTCTTGGCGGCTAGGGGCAGGGAGGCAGCCAAAAAGGCAAAGGAACTCACCCGCAAAAAAGACAATTTGAACGTGGGGACTTTACCGGGCAAGCTAGCCGATTGCCAAAGCAAGGACCCCAAAGAGTGCGAAATTTACCTAGTGGAGGGCGATAGTGCCGGCGGCTCAGCCAAACAGGGCAGGGATCGCACCTACCAAGCCATCTTGCCCCTTAGGGGTAAGATTTTAAATGTGGAGAAGTCGCATTTAAGCAAGATTTTAAAATCCGAAGAGATCAAAAACATGATCACCGCCTTTGGGTGCGGGGTGGGCGATGAGTTTAACCTAGAGAAACTCCGCTACCACAAAATCATCATCATGACCGATGCCGATGTGGACGGCAGCCACATCCAAACCTTGCTGATGACCTTTTTCTACCGCTACTTAAAGCCCTTGATCGCCAACGGGCATGTCTACATCGCCCAACCCCCCCTTTACCGCTTTAAGAAAAAGAAAATTGAAAAATACCTCAAAGATGAGAGAGAATTAAACCACTTCTTGATCGAGCATGGGATCGACAGCACCTCTATTGAGGGCATCGGGCGGGTGGATTTATTGGCCTTGCTGAAAACCTTGAGCACCTACCGCTTTGTGCTCAAAGAACTAGAAAAACGCCCCTTGCTCTTTGAGGTGTTGCGTTATTTGGTGGAGTTGCCCGAACGACCGCCCTTTGAGGTGCTGGCCAAAGACCTGCACGCCTTTTTAGAGGGCATTTCTTGCCAAGTGCTTAGCCAAGAGGTGATGGCTGATGGGGTGCATTTCTTTGTGCGGACAAAGCTAGGGTTAGCTGAATTGTCTGTGGATGAAGATTTGTTTAACGATCCGCTGTTTAAAGAGGCGCAAGATTTGGCACGCAGGATACAAGAGTTTGATTTGAGCGTGCTTGGCATGGATTGTTTGGATTACTTGGCCGACATCGAGGGGCGGGCCAAGCAGGGGGCGTATATCCAACGCTACAAGGGGTTAGGAGAGATGAATCCCGAACAACTTTGGGAGACCACGATGTTTGCGGATAACCGCAATTTGCTAAGAGTGTCCTTGGCGGATGAAGAGAGCGCGGATGCAGCGTTCAACTTGCTGATGGGCGATGAGGTCGAACCCCGCCGTGCCTACATCCAAGCCCACGCTAAGGATGTGAAAAATTTAGACATTTAGTTGGCAAGCTCAGTGGCGGGGTGGTCGTTTTTGCTCTGCTTGCTTTGGTCTTGATGGGCCATCCCCGCTATTTGCAACTCACGCTTAGCGTTTTCATTGCCAAACTCGGCGGCTTTTTTGAGGGTGTCGATGTCCACCATTTGGGAGGATAGGGCTTGGGGATTCATCCCATTGCCTAGCAAATAAAAGGCCAGCCCGATGTATTCTCTACGCAAGGGGGTGGCGGAGAAATCGCCCGCCCGTAGGTTTTCTACCCTTAAAGACCCTTCTCTTGTGTAATCCGCCCCATTGGCCAACAACACATCTTTGATAAGATTTAAGGCTTTTTCGGAGTCGGCGGACACACAAGCCCCCTCAGCGTAAGCACTCGCTAGCCCCACTTTAGCCACGAGCATGGCCAGCTCCTTATTGCTGTGGGCGTGGTTGATGACCAACTCAAAGTAGCCCACCGCCCGACATGAGTCCCTTTTCACACCCCAACCACCCAAATACATTTTGCCGACAAAAGCAGTGGCGAGCAAATCGCCACCTTGTTGCGCTCTTGTGTAGAGCACTAAAGCATCTTTGTTGTAGCCAAATCTTTCAAGCTCCATGCCCTTTTGCACCAGCACACCCACCCCCTCTTCGGCATGCAATAGGGTCAAAAGACCCAAACAGAGGGCTAACTTTTTAAGAATCAACACAGGACACCTCCGGTCATTGTTTTCGTTTGGTTACAGCGGATGCGATTGGAGAGAGCTAAAGACAGGGGGGGGTAAGTCGCCACACGCAGGGTTGTTTCATCCGACTCTCCAAGAGGGAAAATTTTGAGATTCTAACACAAAAATGGTTAAAAATCAATCTCTAGAGCAAGCGTAAAGTTTGGTTTTCTAGGAGGTAGGTGCGGGTACAATCTTGAGCGATTCTTTGATCGTGAGTGGCTAGGATCAACACCCCTTGTTGCCCGCAAATGTAGGCTTGCAACACCGCCATCACGGCTAGGGCAGTGGTGCTATCGAGGTTGCCCGTAGGTTCATCGGCAAAGATGATCTTAGGTTTCTTGGTCAAGACTCTCGCGATAGATAAGCGTTGTTGTTGCCCGCCACTCAACTCGCCTATTTGTTGCTTTAAAGTGTGGGCGATGCCTAGAGTCTCTAATAGGGCGGGGTCTATGGGCTGGTTTGTAAGGATGGACGCCACTTGTAAATTTTCTAGGGCATTAAAGCCTCTAAAGAGATAGTGTGCTTGGAAAATGATCCCGATGTCGTGCCGTCTTAGGGCTAAAAGGGTTTTGTTGGGCAGGGCGTAAATGTCGCTGTGTTGCAATAAACGCACTTGCCCTTGCAAAGGCTTTAACATGGTGGAGAGGTTGTTTAAGAGGCTGGATTTGCC
Proteins encoded in this region:
- the dnaA gene encoding chromosomal replication initiator protein DnaA, whose amino-acid sequence is MCDQSANPTPTSTAQSPPKPLIKAHKNPTLNPAFTFDTLVVGACNHMAIKVASQVAQRSGVYNPVLFFGGVGLGKTHILNAIGNTACDRLQSVLYVTAEQFLNDYVFRLGNHSMDKFQEKYRSCDYLLIDDVQFFGGKEMVQEEFFHTFNTLHAQGKQIVMSSDKPPKNIKGLADRLLSRFEMGMIASIQAPMLETKIAILTQKCQLNHICMDREIVEYLASHIHENIRQLEGALLRLNATATLSGEEISLRMAQEILKDTTKECLQEVGLEDILGVVAHTLNLKPTDIRNNSRNRQVALARKLIIYLARTLTDTSTNALAQFLGLKDHSGVSKASKTIAQSMAKENHTKLLVEEMQAKINSPKPV
- the gyrB gene encoding DNA topoisomerase (ATP-hydrolyzing) subunit B, giving the protein MQSYMGDKIKVLKGLEGVRKRPGMYIGDTNINGLHHMVYEVVDNSIDESMAGFCTQIKITLTQYGSCIVQDNGRGIPVDIHSTEGIPAATVALTVLHAGGKFDKETYKVSGGLHGVGVSVVNALSKKLLMTIKREGKIYIQEFEKGVPVAPLAEVGNTKERGTTIEFFPDESIMEVVEFDAKVLKKRFQEMAYLNHSVTITFHDQPGNLKEVYHYEDGLKQFILDTNKAPLISNVITFSGEGEDMEVEIALAYNEGYSEQMFSFVNNIRTPEGGTHEAGFRMGLSRAILNYIQENASAREKEAGVIQEDIKEGLVAVVSAKILEPQFEGQTKAKLGSSFVRPIVAKLVYEKMAKFFEENPSVAKAIMQKALLAARGREAAKKAKELTRKKDNLNVGTLPGKLADCQSKDPKECEIYLVEGDSAGGSAKQGRDRTYQAILPLRGKILNVEKSHLSKILKSEEIKNMITAFGCGVGDEFNLEKLRYHKIIIMTDADVDGSHIQTLLMTFFYRYLKPLIANGHVYIAQPPLYRFKKKKIEKYLKDERELNHFLIEHGIDSTSIEGIGRVDLLALLKTLSTYRFVLKELEKRPLLFEVLRYLVELPERPPFEVLAKDLHAFLEGISCQVLSQEVMADGVHFFVRTKLGLAELSVDEDLFNDPLFKEAQDLARRIQEFDLSVLGMDCLDYLADIEGRAKQGAYIQRYKGLGEMNPEQLWETTMFADNRNLLRVSLADEESADAAFNLLMGDEVEPRRAYIQAHAKDVKNLDI
- a CDS encoding ABC transporter ATP-binding protein, giving the protein MLEATNLSHKFENWLYQDLNLHAKAGESIALLGVSGSGKSSLLNNLSTMLKPLQGQVRLLQHSDIYALPNKTLLALRRHDIGIIFQAHYLFRGFNALENLQVASILTNQPIDPALLETLGIAHTLKQQIGELSGGQQQRLSIARVLTKKPKIIFADEPTGNLDSTTALAVMAVLQAYICGQQGVLILATHDQRIAQDCTRTYLLENQTLRLL